acaaaaattgttgttcTTGGAAAACCAGAAGacccatttttattaaaaactagtCTTTATAAAAAGTATAAGGTGTTTATTTCTTTTTGCTAGGGTCTTCATTCTCAGCATTTTCGCGTGCTTGTTTAGCGCGAATGCCAACAAGACGAGCATCGGAACGAGCCTTACGCAAAGTAGCGAATGCCTTGAATTTCTTCTCATCCTTGGTAACCTCACGGAATTCAACAGTGGGCTTCTCTTTCTTAATAGGCATAACTTCTCCCTTAAGCTGGGTAGCCAATTTACATTCTTCAACGGAAGATTCTCCTTTGCGAATTTTCTTCTCATTAATGGGGAACAGAATCAATTTGCTCTTGTATTCCTTTAGACGTTGAATATTACGTTGACGGGATTCAATAGATTTATTTTTACGCCTACGGTCGACTGCAATACCAATAGTTTTTGCGAAACCAGCAGCAATACCAGCTCCCTTTAAATAAAAACAGAGTTAATCAAATTGCAGTGTATTCTCATCAATCATTGTTTACCTACCTTCAGTTCTTCCAAAGTAAATCCACGACCAGCACGCAACTTAGTGTGATAGCGGATAGTTGGACATCTGACAACTGGGCGAAGAGGGCCAGCTGCGGGACGGGGGAAGACAGCCTTTGCTTTCTTAATACGATTTTGGCGTCTTCGAATTTTGCGGGCGGGTTGGTTGAACCAGGTTTTAACATGGCGCTGCCACCACTTGTGGAAGTGAGCATTTGGAATCATATTGTTTCCCTTACccatttttgttgtttagtctataaaaaaaaaaacagaaataagtTATTCCAAATTTATAGATATattccaaaattataaataaaagcaTTAAACAAGCTCCAATTTAACCACACAAATAGAAAACTTCAAAGAGAATACACCACGTGTTTACCCGGCGGTTCagtttccataattttttaacataaatGGCATTCATAACATTTTCTAATCATCTTATCCACATTACGGTTCACTTTATTCCTTCACCGAGAAAATCCCACTTATTTCTcctta
The Stomoxys calcitrans chromosome 3, idStoCalc2.1, whole genome shotgun sequence genome window above contains:
- the LOC106088737 gene encoding large ribosomal subunit protein eL13 produces the protein MGKGNNMIPNAHFHKWWQRHVKTWFNQPARKIRRRQNRIKKAKAVFPRPAAGPLRPVVRCPTIRYHTKLRAGRGFTLEELKGAGIAAGFAKTIGIAVDRRRKNKSIESRQRNIQRLKEYKSKLILFPINEKKIRKGESSVEECKLATQLKGEVMPIKKEKPTVEFREVTKDEKKFKAFATLRKARSDARLVGIRAKQARENAENEDPSKKK